The genomic region CAGGTCTCCCCGCTTCAGGACGAAATCTTCATCCACCGGTTCCACAAGATCGTAGACGCCCCGGTACTCGCTGTTGAGAAACAGAGACACGGAGTAGGCATCGGAGTGCCAGACATTCAGTTCATCAAAGATGCGGAAACTCAGTTTATTACGAATCAGATAGTTGTCATCCGGGTTTGAAATGAAAAGCAGTTCATCGAAATCCGCATAGGCATCCTCCAACCCGGGCCGCACCTTCCAGGACTTCTTGTTGAAAAACTTCGCAAGCCCCCCCCGGAAGCGAGCTTCGCCAGCATGGTAGCCACCCCCATCCACCGCCCATCCAATGTTGTAGTATTCGTCGGAGAAAGGGTTGGCATTGAGGCTGTCATAATCCACGGTCGTGATGTTGACCTCGAACCAGGGAAGACCTGTCTCCGATCGTGCCATCGTGTTCACAGCCTGAGGAACACTCAGGGCACTCTCCCGGCCCCAGGCATCCCGATGGGAGATTGCATATTCGTAGGACATTCCGGGGAAAGCATCCCAGTCCACGAAGTAGCGACGCACCGAAGACATGCTGCCGACTTCCAGCCAGGGATCCTGATCATTCATGCGCCGATAGATCGCCGTTTCTTTCAGACTGACATCCCATTCATAGCCCCAGCGAAGGATGTTCATTTCATAGCCAGCCATTGCCGTGAAGTCTGTCGGTGAGTCCGGTGCAATTCCCGGATCCGCAATGTCCCAGACTCCGATGGCTCCGATCACGGCTCCACCACGGGGGCTGTCAAACTCCACATCCAGAGTTCCGTCGGAGACCGTGCTGGCGATGGAGTACTCATAGGCTCCCATGAAGCCGACCTTCGCGCAGAGGTCAAGATCATCAAAGATCTGCACCCCCTCGATCCAGATGTCCATGAGGCGAAGGTTCGGACCATGTCTTTTCCCGTCCAGCAGGTAAAGGCGAACGATATACTCTCCGTTGGGGAGATCAAATCGATAGGCCGTCGCTCCCTTGCGCATCCAGGTGTAGAGGTCGTAATCCAGGGAAGTCCAGGGAGCGTTGTTCGGCACAAATCCGGGGACGGTCTGTGATCCGCCCACGTAACCCTGGCTGCCAGGGAAGTAGGGCTGGTCAGCTTCAAAGGTATTCATCTGGGAGTCGGTGAGACGACTTCCCCCGCAATTGAAGGCATAGAGCGGAGCCTGTGCCTGAGAAGATAGAGCGAGGCAGAGGAAGAGGAGTGATGCAAGGATGCGATGCTTCAAAAAGCCTCCTGATATTGGCGAACCGGGGCTTAATTTTAGCATATCGGCAAGGCGGAATCGAGTGCCTCAGAGAAGAAGAAATGATGGCAATCCACTACAGGAAAGAATGGAGAAGTGCCTTCCACGCTGAAACCTGATGAGGCCAGGAAAAAACATCCGTGATTTCAAAAAGTGGAGATCCGTCTCCCGGATATGGCTTCAGGACTCTCTCCCGAAGAGCGGGGAAGAGTTCCCCTCGGGGGTAAAGACAGGTCGATGGCCAGATCTCGGGATAGGCGAGGTCTGCGGGAAGAAGGGGAAGGGCTCCTCGTGCGGCCGCTTCCAGAACCGACAAACCCTGAAACTCGTGAAGAGAAGTGGAGACGACCAAATGCGCGCGCTCCAGTTCCTCCAGATACTCGCCCCGGCTCTCCAGATATCCCCAGCGAGCAATTCTGTGAGCTAGCCTTTGCTTCGCTTCCTCAAAAACAGGGGGCTGCTCCCGGAAGGACTCACCGATTACCGAGACCTGAAAGTCCAGCCCCTCCTTGTCCAGTTGATAGAGAGCCTCGAAAAACTCTTCAGGGTTCTTGTCATGCTCCCAACGATGGTTCCAGAGGATGCGGCAAAGACCTTCCCGCTCCGGGGGCATGGGTCTATCTAGAAAGTCAGGAGACAGGGGGACGGGAAGCAAGTGGGAACGGTCGAGGATCCTTGCAGAAAGATCCCGGGGAGCATGATCCGGCATGGCACGCACAAAACCAGGAAGAGCATTCAGAAAACTGTCACGATTGAAAGCCGTGTTCCAGATCACGCGATCTGCGGACAGGGCACTGAGGATATTGATCCAGCCGTAGTGATAGTCCCGGGGATCCTCGTTTCGGGTCGGATAGTTCAACTGGTTTTCATGAAAGTAAAGAAGCGCCGGGATCTGCCTTGCCTCTGCAGGAATCAAACCCCGAAACTCTGCGAGGTTCATCAGGGAACTGGCAAAAACGAGATCGACTTCCGGTTTCTCCTCCCGCCAACGATCCGCAAAGACCGCTGCAGCTCCCCTCATGCGCCACTTCCACTTTCTTGCAGGGAGACTCCAGAGCAGAAAGTCCTCTTCAAGATGACGGACCATGCCATCGACCAGTTGGCGGTGGCTTCCTCCGTAGTACGGTTCCAGAATCAGGATCTTCATTTCACTTCCATATAGAAAGGGGGAGAGCCTTGGCCCTCCCCCTCATGATCCTGCAGGCAGGCCTAGAGCTTCCGGGCAACTTCCTCGGCAACTTCCAGCGTTGAGTGGCTGCCGCCCATGTCATAGGTGCGGAAATTTCCGTCCGCAATGACAGTGGCAATCGCTGACTCGAGGCGGGCCGATGCGTCAGACTCTCCCAGGAAGTCAAGCATCATGCGTGTGGACAGAAGCATGGCCATGGGATTGACCTTGTATTGTCCCGCATACTTCGGCGCAGAACCGTGGGTAGGTTCGAAGACCGCAAAGTTGTCGCCAATGTTTCCGCTGGCAGCAAATCCGAGCCCCCCGACCAACTGGGCAGCAAGGTCGCTGATGATGTCGCCGAACATGTTGCCGGCTACCAGAACATCATAGTCTTCAGGGTTCTTGACCAGCCACATGGCCATCGCGTCGATGTTGGTTTCCCAGAGGGGAATGTCGGGGTAATCCGCGGCCACCTTGTGTGCTGCGCGGGTGAACATGCCGCCCGTCTGTCGAAGCACATTGGGCTTCTCTACGAGAGTCACGCTTTTGCGACCATGCGTTTTCGCAAACTCGAAAGCCTGACGAACAATGGACTCGCAACCTGCACGGGTCACCAGGCGAGTGGTCATGGCCATCTCGTCCCGGGGAACATCGCGGAAGCGTTCGGCCTTCGGTGCATGCTTCGCCCAGGTGTCAAAGAGCTCATCCGGAACCGGGTGCGCTTCAATCCCGGTATAGAGGCCTTCGGTGTTTTCCCGGAAGACCACCAGGTCAATTCCATCCCGGAAGTTGAGAGGATTGCCGGGGTAGGCTTTGCAGGGCCGTAAATTCGTGTGGAGATTGAACTCCTGACGAAGGCGGACAATCGGGCTGAAGTACTTGTGTCCTTTTCCCTGCAATTCAGGGGAAAGTTCTTTTTCTGCTTCCGCTGGCGGCTTGCTGGTGATCGCCCCGAAGAGTGCGGCGTTGCTTTCTTTCAAAAGATCAATGGTGCGATCCGGGAACGGATTCCCCTCGCTCTTCCAGAGTTCCCAGCCAATGTCTCCATGCGGGTACTCCGCATCCAGCTTCAGAACATCGAGAACCAGCTTGCTGGCCTCCATTACCTCGTTGCCAACCCCGTCTCCGGGCAACCATGCGATACGGTAGCTCACGCGCACTCCTTTCGTCGCAATAGACAGGAAAAGCTAGCGAGGAGACTTGCGAAGCGCAAGACTAATTGCTCAGTGGGGTCAGGATCTTGCGACGTATTTCCACTCCGGGGGCACTAAGCCGGAAAAGATACACTCCACGGGAAAGATTGCTGCTGTCCCAGACCAGGTCTCGGGGGGAAGTCAGGGAGCCCTCATGGAGGGTCTCCAGCCTGCGCCCCCTGATGTCGTAAATCCGCGCGACTACCGAAACATCGCGATGGGGAATCAGGGGAAAGATCCAGGTCCTCCCGTCACTGCTCCGTGGCTCGCCCATCTCGACTCCCGCCAGTACGGGAACAGGGTCCGGATCGGAATCCTTGCGATTCGTCACATAGTCACCATTTCTCACGAAGGGTTGCGACACGCCATTGCAGAGGACCTCCGTCGCATCAGGGGCCCAGATCAGGAAGTCGAGATTGTCATCGCCCAGGAGAACCGTTTCGCCCTGCCAGGTGACCGAAGAGGGACGATCCAGCTGGACCATCGTCCGGCCCTGATCCAGATAGCGGCTACCTTCGAAAAGGAAACTTGCAGTTCTCATCCCGCTTTGAAGTTCCACTCCGGCCCAGAGACCATCGCTGTAAGACCCTGCCCCCTCCACCCATTCCTCGTCCTTGCGAAGAAGAATCCTGCGGCTTCGGTTTCCCCGCTCGCTTGTTGCCAGGATCCCCCCGGCAAAACGGAAGGTCGTGTCCCGGGGCGCTTCCGTGTTGAGAGGGACCGGAGCGAGGTGCATCAAGACACGGTTCCTTTCTTCGGATCGGTAGAAGCGGAAGACCTGCGACTCCGGATCTACATTCCCGTTGTCCCAGGAGGACAGGCCCCAGGCCCCGTCCACGAAAGCGGGTTCATGAGCATAGAGGTGAAGGGAACCGTTGTCGCCCGCAATCTCCCAGGTGTCCACTCCCGTCAACTGCACCTGCAGGTCTTCCTCCAAATGCATCCGCCAGCGAAGGGCACGATCCCCTCCGATTTCTGACAGAAGGTCATCGCGAAGGTAGATCTCCGGCAGTTCCCCCTCCTCTCCCGGGAAAAGGAGCAAGCTGCGCTCGGCCACCTGCATGGGATTGCCTCCATCGTATCCCCAGGACCAGTCCCAGCCTTCCCAGGGAACATCCGGGTCATTAAAGGCAGAGTGGGTCGTGTAGGCCTGAGCCATGTCAACCTTCAGATACTTCAGGAAATCGCTGTCCCAGAGGAAACTCATCACTCCATCCGTTCCGATGGATTTCCCGGCATTGTGCTGCCCCCGGTCGTCGATCGTGGGGAGATTGTGAGCCTTTGTGTCGGTATCGCCATAGCCATGGTCAATGGCAAAGCCATGGCCCATGGCGCGAAGCGTAAACTGCCCGACATCTTCCTGCATGTGCCCGCCCATGAACTGCCCGCCCTCTAAAGTCATGAGGAAGCTGTCTTCCAGCGGGTCGCCCGGCCAAGCCTGCCGGTAGACATAAAAGCCACGATCGGGAAAAAAGCGATCACGGCCCAGGAGCCGCGGATCCAGCTCCGGGGGGTTCTGGTGCCAGAGAACCGTCGCCCAGGTGTCCGAATCCTCGCCGAGATTATGCCCCTCGGCACCGGATGTGTGGCGCAGGAGCCAGGCGGCCAGACCCGGTTCCGCCAATCTCCCGCTGGCCCACTCCAGAAGACTGACATGTCGGCTGGTTTCGAAGGCCAGGGTGCTGCTGTCATTGCGGTTGAGGAACTTCCCCTCACCGACTGGCAGGATCTGCCATGCCATCCACTCCAAAACCCGCTGAAGATGTTCCTCCTCCCACTCTGCCGTGCCCTCCAGACGCCAACTCGCCTCCCAGGCCGGAAGAAGCGTCATCATGGTCCAGACCAGATAGCTGATGCCCTCCCGATAAGTCCCGTCAGCAGGCAGCAGATCCTCTATGCCGCGCTTGATGTAGACTCTGCCCGCCTGTTTCGCCTGAGCGACGACCGGATCTCCCGGGAGGTCTTCGCCGAGGGCCATTCCCGCAAGAAGAAGGCTTGCTCCAATCGTGATCCCCTTGTTGCTGACCAGGGGATTGAACTGGAACTTCGTAAAGAGAGAATCACTCGAAAGAACTTCCATGGATTCCAGCATCTCCGAAACCAGACGCTGCCGCAGGCTGTCAGAAGCGCTGCGAAAACCGTGATCATAGGCCCAGGAGAGGTTCCAGAGACGGAGAGCCGGACTCAGTTCCCCTAGGAAGCTATCCAGATCCGAGGGCCCCCAGTTGTCACAGAGATACAGGGCCAGTTCCTCCAGAGTCTCCGATGCAGTGCTCGCCGTCTCAGCGCTGCCCAGGCGGGCCGCAAGGCTCAGTTCTGCTACCTGCCGATAGCCCCAGTAATCGAGAACCAGGCTGTCCGGACCCATGGTGGCGTAGTTCTCCACTCGCGAGAGGATCCCGGAAAAGGTCGATGTTCTCAGCGGGTCTGATGCAATGTCAGAGAGAAGATCGGGGATCTCCGATTCGTGAAAGAAAAGAGAGGGATGGTTTTCCGTGTGCGGCGGCAGCACCGGGTCGGACAGACCTGTGCCCTGCAACATCAAGGAAAGCAATATCGCCAAAAACGCGCGCACGGATCCCCTCCGAAGGGACGGGTGAAAAAGTCCCCCCTTAATTATATCAGCTTTGGAGGGGTTCTCTCAAGGGAGGGGCTCCCGAAGGAGAAGGACAAAGCCGCCCTCCCGTCGAAGGATGCGGGACGGATACTGCCTCTGGATCTCCTCTGTCCGATGAAGGGGAGTTACGATGTAGAGCGGGCGATCTGTCGCTGTCATCAGTCTCTCCCGTCCCTCCGCAGAACGATCCGACCAGGCTCGCCGCCCCATTGTGTAGAGATGGGCATAGCTCTTGAAACCGGCGATACAGAGATCCGCAGGCTCCTCCCGCAGGCTCTCGTAAAGCGCAATGGCTCCCCCCTGGGAATGTGCCTCGATTTTGGGAAGCAAAAAGGGCCAGGATAGAAGGACACAAAGCCCGACAGTGAAACCCTGACTCATGGTTCCTCTTTGCCAGTTTCCACGGAAGACCCACAGGAGGGAGACAAGGGTCCCCAGTGCAAAGAGAAGCCCTGGAATCAGTGCCAGAGGACTCCAGGGAACCGGGCGAAGTATGTTGGCACGGGTAAACTCGTCCTCAATTAGATGAATCCAGGCATCCGGGTTTCTCATCAGGGCTGGCAGTGCGATGAGAAGAAGGGAGATCAGGCCCCCCACGAGAACCCAGAAAATCAGGGTCAGTTTCGAGAGCCTTGTCGAGTTGGCCAATAATCGTACTTCCCTTGCCGCCAACCAGGCTCCCGGCATGTAGACCAGGCTCGTGTAGTGAGGAATCTTGGTTTTCACAAGAGCAAAGAGAAGAAGGACAAAGAGCAGCCAGACTCTGGCAAGAAGAGTGGCGTCTTTCAGGGAAGGATCGCTTTCCTTTCGAAACAGGAATCGAAGAGCAAAAACAGAAAGCGGGAAACAGCCGAGGAGAAAGATCAGGAATTCGTAGCCGGGGAATCCCCCGTGGCCGGCATCCTGAGTCTGAAGCAGGCGAACCTGGTAGCGGACAAACTCCCGGATGAAGTCTCCCCCATTCACAAGACTCTCCATCAGAAACCAGGAAGCGGCACTGAGAACAAGAGCAAGTAAGAAAAGCGAGAAGGGGAGAATGCGAAGGTGAAAATCGCGCTTGATCAAGCGATAGATCACAAAGATCGCAATCGGGATTCCAGCGCCAAGAGGCCCCTTGCTCAGCACTGCAAGGCCGAGAGAAAGGCCGGAAATCATCGCAAGAGGAAAAACCCTTTCCTCCCGGCGATCCAGTTCGAAGAGGAGAAACAGGCCGAGAGCAATCCAGAAATTGAAGACCGGATCGATCAGACCCATGCGCCCGGTTACCAGAGGGAGAAAGCTGCCAAGATAGAAGCCCGCCCAGAGGAGCCCCTGCTTTTCATCCTTCCATCGCCGCCCCATCAGAAAGAGCATCAGGGCTGTCATGATACTGGCGATGGCACTCGGCAGTCGAGCCGATGCTTCGCTATCGCCCAGAAGAGAGGAAGCCATAGCCTGCAGCCAGAAGAAGAGAGGAGGTTTCTCGTAAAAGGGCTGACCGGCGATGGTCACTGTCAGGTAGTCGCCACGCTCGCTCATCTCGCGGGCAGCCTGAGCGAAGTTGAACTCATCCCAGTCGAAAAGGTGAACACTTCCGAGAAGAGGGAGGAAGACAAGAACCGCTAGCAAAAGAACCGGAAGGATGCCTCTCATGATGGCTTCTGATCCCTGCTGCGCAGGTCGGCGGGCAGCCAGAGTTTGGACATCAGGTCCACGCCGAACATTCCCAGAAGTGCCCCCCCGAGAACATCCAGGGGAAAGTGCGCTCCGACATAGACCCTGCTCACGCCCACCAGGAGAGCGAGCAGATAGAGCCAGCGCATACGGTTTCCGAAAAGAAGATGAAAGCCTGCAGCAAGTCCGAAGACGGCCTGGCTGTGACCCGAAGGGAAACTGCCATGGCGCAATTCGCGAAAGAGCTGCCGCATCGGAGTTCCATCGGGCAGGACTCCGCCCAGTTCCAGCAAGGGACGCGGGCGACCGACCCAGTCTTTCAAGAGATGTACGAAAACCGTGGTGAGCAGGACTGCCCCTAGAAGGAAAAGAAAGCGACTCCAGAAGCGACGGCGATCCAGCAGTAAGAGCCCCAGAATTGCAAGAGGCGCAGCAAGGAGCCCGTCTCCCAGCCAGGTAACCCAGCCAAGGAGCAGATCGCTTCCGGGAAAGTGAAGTCCATTGATCCAGGCGAATAGTGCGATATCCGCCTGACGAATCCAGGAACTGAGCGTACAAGCCGCCGATGGGGAACAGGTCTGGAGGAGTATCATGGAGCGAAGATAGTCAGGCCTTGTCCGGGGAACAAGAGAAAAGGCTGGCTCAATGTTTCCAAATATGGTACATTAATAAAAGTCCCCAACAAGTTGTGATACATGAAGATACGCAACATAACACTCCTTCTGGCCCTTTTTCCCCTTCTTCTCTCTGCCGAAGAACTGAGGCTGCTGGACTGGAATATCCTGAACTATCCGGGTGCGGGCTCGGACAGGGAAACCCACCTGTCGACTGTGATCGGGGAGTTGGAACCGGATCTACTCGTCGTACAGGAGCTTCAAAATATAAACGGCTACCAGCAGTTTCTCAGTGCGGTGCTTGAGCAGGTTCATCCGGGGCAATGGGGCGAAGCCCCCTTTCACAACAGCTACAATTCGGACCGGGGTCTCTACATCCGTGAGGAATGTGCCACCGTGATCGACTCCGGATGGCTGGACACGGATCTTCGCGACATTGAATGGTGGGATCTGGAGGCCACCTCCTCGGGAGATATCTTTCGCCTCTACACCCTGCACCTGAAAGCAAGCCAGGGAAGTACGAATGAAAACCGCCGGCACGATGAGTGCCTGGTCTTGCGCAACCAACTCGACACGCTCCCCGAAGACATGCCTTTTATCGTCGCCGGCGACTTCAACATCTACCACTCCAGTGAGCCCGCCTATCAACTGCTTCTCTCCAGTGGCCCGGGACAACTCCTTGATCCCATCGACTCTCCAGGGAACTGGCACGACAATCCCTCCTTTGCATCGATCCACACACAGTGTCCAAGGAAGGAGCAGTTCGGCGGTGGATCTTACGGAGGAATGGATGACCGCTTCGACCTGATTCTTGTCAGTGAGCACTTGCTGGATGGCGAGGGTCTGGAACTGCTTCCGGAAACCTATACCGCCTACGGTAACGATGGAGAACACTTCAACGAGTCGATTCTCTACGGCGGTTTCAACAATGCTGTTCCCTTTGAGATCGCCGAAGCGATCCACGAGGCCAGTGACCATATCCCGATACTTGCAGATATCGCACTGGGGGAAAGTGTCGATGCGCCCGAAAGTGAGGCGCATTCGATCAGACTCTCCGCATGGCCGAATCCCTTCAACCCGACCTGTGTTCTGGAAGTCCGTCTGGAAGAAGCCGCAAAGGTGACTCTGGAGATTTTCAATCTAAAGGGCCAGAGGCTTGAAGTACTCGTTCACCGCATTCTGGAAGCGGGCAGGCAGCAGTTCCCATGGAAGGCGGAAGGGCAACCCTCCGGTCTCTACCTTGCAAGACTACGCACAAACAGGGGGCAGGAAAAAGTGACCAAGCTGCTTCTTGTCCGATAGTCAAACGGTTGACAATCCCGAAAACCCTTGATAGCTTCTCGCATCCGGGAAATCCGGTATGTCCCCTTCGTCTAGCTCGGTTAGGACACCAGGTTTTCGACCTGGCGACACGGGTTCAAATCCCGTAGGGGATACCTTCTCAAGCGAGGGCTTTTGCCCTCGTTTTCTGTTTTTTGGCATGGCACGCTTGCCCTTCAAACCTGTTCCGGCTAGTTTCCATGGAAGATCCAAAGGAAGCCCATGCCCCATCGCGAAGCCCTATACAGCGTCCGCGAGGAAATCCTCCACAGTATCACTCACGGTCTGGGTGCTTTGCTGAGCATCGCCGGCCTTGTCCTTCTCGTCACCTTTGCGGCTCTGCGTTCTGACGTCTGGAGCGTAGTGAGCGTAAGTATCTTCGGAGGCAGCCTGGTTCTCCTGTATCTGACTTCCACCCTTTACCACGGCTTTCCCTGGCCCCGAGCGAAGATGATCTTTCGCAAACTGGATCACGCAGCCATCTACCTTCTCATCGCGGGAAGCTACACACCCTTTGTGCTGGTAAATCTCCGTGGAACCTGGGGCTGGACTCTCTTTGGCATTGTCTGGGGTCTGGCACTCCTCGGCATTCTCTTTGAAGTGTTGCTCAAGCGTCCGCCCAAGTGGCTCTCTCTGGGTTTCTATCTGGGTCTGGGATGGATGGTCCTTGTTGCCGCAAAGCCCCTCATCGAGTCGGTTCCCGCCTTGGGTTTACTCTTCCTGGCTCTCGGAGGCCTCTCCTACTCTCTGGGCACGGTTTTCTACGCATGGAAGAAACTCCCCTACCACCACGCCATCTGGCATTGCTTCGTCATCGGGGGAAGCGTCCTGCACTTCTTCTCTGTCTTCTATTCCGTGATCCCTGAGGCGTAGCTAGAATACACCCCAAGCTCAGGGCGTAAGATATTGTCACTTCATGTGTTCTGATATATGTCGCCCTGCTGGCGGGCGCAGGCACAATTTCCCGGCCAGAAGCTAGAGGCCCCGATACACCGCCAGTACTTTCCCGAGAATGCGGATTTCCGCTGAGCCGGCCGGCACGATAATGGGATCCATACTCGCATTCTCCGGCTGAAGGCGAATGGCATTGGACTCACGGTAGAAGGTCTTCACCGTGGTTTCGTCATCCACCATGGCAACGACGATTTCTCCGTTGCGTGCCTCCTCCTGAGACTGCACGACCAGCATGTCCCCGTCGAGGATATGGGCATCAATCATGGAATCCCCCGTGACCGTCAGGAGGAAGCTGCCATTGCGTGCCATGGAGCTGTCGATTTCCCTCCAGCCCTCGATGTTCTCTTCGGAGAGTACCGGCTGTCCGGCGGCCACGCGTCCCAGAAGCGGAAGACGAAGCACACTGTCCGCAGAGCTCGGGCGAAAGTCCAGAAGCTCAATGCCCCGGGACTTGTCCCGCTCGCGGCGGATGTAGCCTTTCCTCTCCAGAGCTTCCAGATGGTCCTGCACTCCCCGGGGAGAACGGATTCCGAACTGCCCGCCTATTTCCCGAAGGGTTGGCGGGTAGCCATTCTTATCGAGAAAGTCCCTCAGGAAGTCGAGGATGACAGACTGGCGATCTGTGAGAGCCTTTTTTTGCATACAGACCTTCTACGGTGAAAGTACCAAGCCCGGGAACAGCGAAGCTGCACCCGACGCACTCCATCGGAGCACAGGCGAAGGACGGGGGTCAAGAAAAAGCGCGGACCGGTCTCCGGGCGGGGCCCGGGGGTGAGAGACTCTGTTTCCGGAGACGGACGATCCGTCCGGAGCCAGCCCTTCGCGCCAGAATCGAGGAGCAAGGAGGAGGACGGCTGGGCCGACCTCATGAATGTCGAGCAGAGCGAACCCTCCCTGTCGCCTGCAGGACTCTCCTTCTCCCCGGAACTTTCTCCGGCCGCCCCGTCCCGGGCAAGGCGCTCTCCTGTCGGACAGATCCTTTCCCGAAGCAATTCCACAGCCGGATAGATACCCCCTGCCGGATGTACCTTGCAGCCGGGACAGAGAGCGTAGAGTTCAGGGTGTTCCGGATCCGATGGAAGATGAGCCGGATTTTCTTTCCGGAACCCCCTGGATTTCTCATTCATTGCCGCCCGGGCATTAGCCAGGGCCTCTTCAAGACTCAGGTCTCTCTTCTCCTCAAAGGGAATCGGGTATTGCTGGAGAGAGCTGTGATTCATGATTCTTTCCTCCTGAGAAGACGCGCGCGGCGAACGCTGTCCACACCGAAACGCCGCCCTAGCTCATCCATGGCATCGCTCACGCGTTCGCTGTGGCGAGACCCGGGTTCTTCAAAAAGACTCCGGGGAACTTCTTCCCGCGCCAGAAGCGAGGAGACAGAAATCCCCAGAAGCCGGGCCTTCTCTCCCCGGCGGTCCACCCGCGTGAGGAGCTTTTTGGCAATCTCGTAGAGTGCCCAGGCCTGATCGATGTACTCGGAACTGCTCATGGAGCGGGTCATGCTGCGGAAGGAGGCAGTACGGAACTTCAGCGTCACGGTGCGCCCGGCCACGCCCTGTTTGCGAAGACGGCGGGCCACTTTCTCGGCAAGAGCCAGAAGCGTTCGCTCAATGGCTTCCTGCGAGCCCCGGTCCTCGGGGAAGGTGATTTCGTGGCCCACGGATTTTTCTTCCTGAAGAGGCTCGACGGGCCGCTCGTCCACACCACGGGACAGACGCCAGAGGTGAGTCCCCCACTTGCCGAAGCTTTGCTCCAGTCTTTCCAGGCCCATCCCGGCCAGATCGCCAATCGTTTCCACACCCATGCGCTGGAGACTCTCCAGAGTTCGGGGACCCACGCCCCAGAGGCGGCTGACGGCCAGGGGATGAAGAAAAGCCTCCACCGTGCCGGGAGGAACCACCACGATGCCAGCCGGTTTGTGCAGGTCGGAGGCAATCTTCGAAACAAACTTCACGGGCGCGATTCCCACGGAGGAGTTCAGACCCGTTTCCTTCAGAACCCGCTTCTGGATATGGCGGATCGTCTGCTCCGGCGGCCCGAAGAGCAGGAGCGTCCCGCTAAGGTCGAAAAAGGCCTCGTCCAGACTCAGGGGCTCGACCCGGGGCGAGTATTCCCGGAGGATGCTCATGACCTGCCGACTTTCCTCGACATAGGCCTCCATGCGAAGATCCATGAAGCAGGCATCCGGGCAGAGTTTCCAGGCCCGACGCAGGGGCATGGCACTGCGGATGCCCAAAGCTCTCGCCTCATAACTGGCCGCCGCCACCACTCCCCGGCGACTCGGATCACTACTGCCCACGACCACGGGACGACCCCGCAGTTCAGGGAAATCCCTCTGCTCCACCGATGCGTAAAAGGCATCCATGTCCAGATGAGCGATGGCGGGAGAACGGGAGAACAAGAGCAATTCCTTTCCTTTGGCTTCGTGGAAAGGAATACTATACATTTGTATAGTGTGTCAAGCCTCTCTCAAAAAAAAGTTCCAAGTCCTTGGGGCACAAGAAAAAGGGAGAGGCAGCACCTCTCCCCCCAAGGCTGGAAGCGACCCGGTCTTAGCGATAGAGAGCCTTGAACTGGCTCCAGCTACTGGTCTCTGCCGGAGCCATGTCGCAACTGCTGGGACCGAAATCGCTGCTGTAGCGATCATCGCCCGGAACACTGATGGCCTCCCAGTGAAACTCAAAGAGATCACCCTCAAGAGCAGCGAAAATAACAGGAGCCTCTGTGACAGGATCCCCCAGAGGCACTCTCCAGTCGAGAAGCCAGGAGCCGTCCGGCTCAAGGCGACCCGGGACATTGCCCATACCGGGGTAATCCGAAAGGTCGATGCTCAGTTCAAGGATC from Candidatus Krumholzibacteriia bacterium harbors:
- a CDS encoding phosphatase PAP2 family protein yields the protein MILLQTCSPSAACTLSSWIRQADIALFAWINGLHFPGSDLLLGWVTWLGDGLLAAPLAILGLLLLDRRRFWSRFLFLLGAVLLTTVFVHLLKDWVGRPRPLLELGGVLPDGTPMRQLFRELRHGSFPSGHSQAVFGLAAGFHLLFGNRMRWLYLLALLVGVSRVYVGAHFPLDVLGGALLGMFGVDLMSKLWLPADLRSRDQKPS
- a CDS encoding endonuclease/exonuclease/phosphatase family protein produces the protein MKIRNITLLLALFPLLLSAEELRLLDWNILNYPGAGSDRETHLSTVIGELEPDLLVVQELQNINGYQQFLSAVLEQVHPGQWGEAPFHNSYNSDRGLYIREECATVIDSGWLDTDLRDIEWWDLEATSSGDIFRLYTLHLKASQGSTNENRRHDECLVLRNQLDTLPEDMPFIVAGDFNIYHSSEPAYQLLLSSGPGQLLDPIDSPGNWHDNPSFASIHTQCPRKEQFGGGSYGGMDDRFDLILVSEHLLDGEGLELLPETYTAYGNDGEHFNESILYGGFNNAVPFEIAEAIHEASDHIPILADIALGESVDAPESEAHSIRLSAWPNPFNPTCVLEVRLEEAAKVTLEIFNLKGQRLEVLVHRILEAGRQQFPWKAEGQPSGLYLARLRTNRGQEKVTKLLLVR
- a CDS encoding hemolysin III family protein, giving the protein MPHREALYSVREEILHSITHGLGALLSIAGLVLLVTFAALRSDVWSVVSVSIFGGSLVLLYLTSTLYHGFPWPRAKMIFRKLDHAAIYLLIAGSYTPFVLVNLRGTWGWTLFGIVWGLALLGILFEVLLKRPPKWLSLGFYLGLGWMVLVAAKPLIESVPALGLLFLALGGLSYSLGTVFYAWKKLPYHHAIWHCFVIGGSVLHFFSVFYSVIPEA
- the lexA gene encoding transcriptional repressor LexA codes for the protein MQKKALTDRQSVILDFLRDFLDKNGYPPTLREIGGQFGIRSPRGVQDHLEALERKGYIRRERDKSRGIELLDFRPSSADSVLRLPLLGRVAAGQPVLSEENIEGWREIDSSMARNGSFLLTVTGDSMIDAHILDGDMLVVQSQEEARNGEIVVAMVDDETTVKTFYRESNAIRLQPENASMDPIIVPAGSAEIRILGKVLAVYRGL
- a CDS encoding DNA polymerase IV, translating into MLLFSRSPAIAHLDMDAFYASVEQRDFPELRGRPVVVGSSDPSRRGVVAAASYEARALGIRSAMPLRRAWKLCPDACFMDLRMEAYVEESRQVMSILREYSPRVEPLSLDEAFFDLSGTLLLFGPPEQTIRHIQKRVLKETGLNSSVGIAPVKFVSKIASDLHKPAGIVVVPPGTVEAFLHPLAVSRLWGVGPRTLESLQRMGVETIGDLAGMGLERLEQSFGKWGTHLWRLSRGVDERPVEPLQEEKSVGHEITFPEDRGSQEAIERTLLALAEKVARRLRKQGVAGRTVTLKFRTASFRSMTRSMSSSEYIDQAWALYEIAKKLLTRVDRRGEKARLLGISVSSLLAREEVPRSLFEEPGSRHSERVSDAMDELGRRFGVDSVRRARLLRRKES